In Vicia villosa cultivar HV-30 ecotype Madison, WI unplaced genomic scaffold, Vvil1.0 ctg.000077F_1_1, whole genome shotgun sequence, a single window of DNA contains:
- the LOC131623652 gene encoding metacaspase-9-like — protein MNEPINSKLANNSFDKLALRIQIFKVIANSNMEGKNKRLAVLVGCNYPNTPNELHGCINDVLAMKETLVKRFGFDHSNIELLTDEPKSSPSTMPTGANIKQALANMVDRAESGDILYFHYSGHGTRIPSMKYGHLFRHEEAIVPCDFNLITDLDFRQVVNRIPKGSSLTILSDSCHSGGLIDKEKEQIGPSKLEVQKNATLEQSHNKAKTIPYESILKHLSSLTNINTTDIGTHLLEFFGSKASMLFRLPLHDLDLFQPLKPDEGILLSGCQSDETSADMSPNMSNGKAYGAFSNAVQIVLKENNGKLSNREVVMKARDFLQRQGFEQHPCLYCSDENADDVFLLQS, from the exons ATGAATGAGCCAATAAACTCAAAGCTTGCTAATAATTCTTTTGATAAACTTGCTTTaagaattcaaatatttaaaGTCATTGCAAATTCTAACATGGAGGGAAAAAACAAGAGGCTAGCAGTTTTGGTAGGGTGTAATTACCCAAACACTCCAAACGAATTACATGGTTGCATAAATGATGTATTGGCCATGAAGGAAACACTGGTGAAGCGATTTGGTTTTGATCATTCCAATATCGAGCTTCTCACCGATGAACCTAAAAGTTCTCCGTCAACTATGCCAACTGGTGCAAACATTAAGCAAGCACTAGCTAACATGGTTGATCGAGCTGAATCAGGAGATATTCTTTATTTTCATTATAGCGGACATGGAACTAGGATTCCTTCGATGAAATATGGACATCTTTTTCGACACGAAGAAGCTATTGTACCTTGTGATTTCAATCTTATCACAG ATTTGGACTTCCGGCAAGTAGTGAATCGGATTCCGAAAGGATCAAGCTTAACAATTCTTTCAGATTCATGTCACAGTGGAGGCCTAATTGACAAAGAAAAGGAGCAAATTGGACCATCTAAATTGGAAGTACAAAAAAATGCCACATTAGAACAAAGTCATAATAAAGCAAAAACTATTCCTTATGAGTCAATACTTAAACACCTCTCATCATTAACAAACATAAACACAACAGACATTGGAACTCATTTACTCGAGTTCTTCGGCTCCAAAGCGAGTATGTTATTTCGTCTTCCTTTACACGATCTCGATTTGTTCCAACCGTTGAAGCCTGATGAAGGGATTCTATTGAGTGGTTGTCAATCTGATGAGACTTCCGCGGATATGAGTCCGAATATGAGTAATGGAAAGGCTTATGGAGCATTTAGCAATGCAGTTCAGATTGTGTTGAAGGAAAATAATGGCAAATTGAGTAATAGAGAGGTTGTGATGAAGGCTAGAGATTTTCTACAAAGACAAGGGTTTGAGCAACATCCTTGTCTTTATTGTAGTGATGAGAATGCTGATGATGTCTTCTTGTTGCAATCTTAG
- the LOC131623653 gene encoding uncharacterized protein LOC131623653 isoform X1: MRVQPERISSTGTMSPSRRPLHINIPPPTSAMFQRIRPSLVTSFLQKPLSLPFVLSIFLFLAWISLRSYRTSHPLHLSSPNDDAKANLRRFSSHFPSPITKDNRGWILDPIALAASSGLSGGAVNCGSLHLGEIRPGKFRGNHRHHDCNETFVLWGAAIKFRVENSAVADIGYAEVTIARDEVIVAASAAHTAHALINIDPVRSAYFIGCQDSIINYNASKLSCKLREYELFIGLQSRTTE, encoded by the exons ATGAGAGTTCAACCGGAGAGAATCAGCAGCACCGGCACAATGTCACCATCAAGACGACCACTCCACATCAACATCCCACCACCAACCTCCGCCATGTTCCAACGCATCCGCCCTTCCCTCGTCACCTCATTCCTCCAAAAACCACTCTCTCTCCCTTTCGTTCTCTCCATCTTCCTCTTCCTCGCTTGGATCTCTCTCCGCTCATATCGCACTTCCCATCCTCTCCACCTCTCTTCCCCAAACGACGACGCTAAAGCTAATCTCCGGAGATTCTCTTCCCATTTCCCTTCACCTATTACAAAGGATAATCGGGGGTGGATTCTCGATCCTATCGCTCTTGCGGCTTCTTCTGGCCTTTCAG GTGGAGCTGTTAATTGTGGTTCTCTTCATCTCGGTGAAATTCGACCGGGGAAGTTTAGAGGGAATCATAGACATCATGATTGTAATGAGACTTTTGTCCTTTGGGGTGCTGCTATCAAATTTAGG GTGGAAAACAGTGCGGTAGCTGATATTGGTTATGCTGAGGTGACCATAGCCAGAGATGAGGTTATTGTTGCTGCTAGCGCTGCTCACACAGCTCATGCTTTAATAAACATAGATCCGGTTCGGAGCGCGTACTTTATAGGATGCCAAGATAGTATAATAAACTATAATGCCTCAA AGCTTAGTTGCAAACTCAGAGAGTATGAGCTTTTTATAGGGTTGCAAAGCAGAACGACAGAATGA
- the LOC131623653 gene encoding uncharacterized protein LOC131623653 isoform X2, with protein MRVQPERISSTGTMSPSRRPLHINIPPPTSAMFQRIRPSLVTSFLQKPLSLPFVLSIFLFLAWISLRSYRTSHPLHLSSPNDDAKANLRRFSSHFPSPITKDNRGWILDPIALAASSGLSGGAVNCGSLHLGEIRPGKFRGNHRHHDCNETFVLWGAAIKFRVENSAVADIGYAEVTIARDEVIVAASAAHTAHALINIDPVRSAYFIGCQDSIINYNASSTDFNVWKDL; from the exons ATGAGAGTTCAACCGGAGAGAATCAGCAGCACCGGCACAATGTCACCATCAAGACGACCACTCCACATCAACATCCCACCACCAACCTCCGCCATGTTCCAACGCATCCGCCCTTCCCTCGTCACCTCATTCCTCCAAAAACCACTCTCTCTCCCTTTCGTTCTCTCCATCTTCCTCTTCCTCGCTTGGATCTCTCTCCGCTCATATCGCACTTCCCATCCTCTCCACCTCTCTTCCCCAAACGACGACGCTAAAGCTAATCTCCGGAGATTCTCTTCCCATTTCCCTTCACCTATTACAAAGGATAATCGGGGGTGGATTCTCGATCCTATCGCTCTTGCGGCTTCTTCTGGCCTTTCAG GTGGAGCTGTTAATTGTGGTTCTCTTCATCTCGGTGAAATTCGACCGGGGAAGTTTAGAGGGAATCATAGACATCATGATTGTAATGAGACTTTTGTCCTTTGGGGTGCTGCTATCAAATTTAGG GTGGAAAACAGTGCGGTAGCTGATATTGGTTATGCTGAGGTGACCATAGCCAGAGATGAGGTTATTGTTGCTGCTAGCGCTGCTCACACAGCTCATGCTTTAATAAACATAGATCCGGTTCGGAGCGCGTACTTTATAGGATGCCAAGATAGTATAATAAACTATAATGCCTCAAGTACGGACTTTAATGTTTGGAAAGATCTTTAA